The DNA region cttatttttatttttgaaaatgttcaaaaattgattgtggtaatggatgcatgattatatgatgataccatgagccagTGATTGACACTTTGGATGGTTATgcggtgtatgaatatatctcaataaaattgcattaaaaaatcatctCAGCACTCCACTAATGATGGTTTGGATATTGTTTGATTTGGGAAGAGTGGGGGGAGAATTGTGCTGTCATACAGCACACATAGCTCAGACAGGCCCAACTCAAAAGTACTTCTGCTACAGGAGGGAGAATCATAGTCTGTTGTTATTGCCTGGAATCCCACCTTGGTCTGTACCAATTTGCAACTGTTCATTAACAATATATTGGTAGCAAATATGTAATGTATATATacaataaagaatttttggtcTCTGATTCCAGGACAAAATTTTGATTCTGGCAAATAATACATACTCAGTAAGGGTTAACTATTATGAAGATAAtttaatgatgataatgatgatgttCATGACATTGTAAGGAATGCATTAGATTATATATCTATTTTGCAAAGGTTTAAATAATGCTTATTTAAGCATtattaaaggaagagaaaattcttATCTTCAAGTGAACAAAAGCCTTTTAAAGAATGCTaaaactggcattctgggatTTCTCAATTGGCAGAATTTAAGTATGAGCTTTGATTACCTGAACCAACAAACAAAGAACTGGAGTGAAGTCCATTAAGCAAACCAGCATTTTATGTACTATGaaaactcaaattaaaaaaaaaaaaaaacagattaaataaAGAATCTGAGCTCAGGCTTTCTAAAAATTATCTAATTGGTTTTAGCAAAACACAACTGTCACATTAAATTAACTGTTTACAGTTTTGTATACATTTGTACATAAACTTGTTATATAAGAACTTGAGTTATATAAAAGTATAAACAAAAGGTAGTTATACCTAGTTTTCTGTTTGAATACATGTAAGcaatattataataaaactgATTTAAGTTAAACTGGGGATTTgtgagaaattattttttctttaaatgaagtCCATATTCAAGAGACACtgaaaaaacacccagtgttcttttttactttaatttttattcttattacttgtttgagtgtggtaatgaaaatgttcaaaaattaattttggtgatggacgcacaactgtgaacaactgattgtacgctttgtgtgactgcatggtatgtgaatatatctcaaaattgaattattaaaaattagtaaataaataaagagacaCTGGTCTagtgaaaaacacaaaaatataaattaggtATAATGCAAGACATAATGAATAAAGGTTAAATAGGAAATATACGGAGGATGATTAGCAAGCATGCTACCATAACAATGAAGTGGTGTGACCCCAAGGAACAGGGGAAATAGAAATGCCATAAATCTCCCTGATCCCATATTCAAACATTTCAGCCCAGAGTGGGTTGTCCACACTAGCTTCTTTTCTGAACAGGGAGAATAAACTCCATGCCCCCCTGCACATGCAGGTGCTATGAGACTTAAAGATCTCTGTAGGTGCATGTGTGTTTTGTGTGGGTAGGTTCACATGTTCTTAGGATTAAAGAAAAAGTGCCTCCCAAGGGTCTGGGGAATTTAAACTTTTCTCCTTCTAAGCTCAGAGGGAAAAGCAATGGTAACATTTAAGTCACCAAAAAGCTTCCTGCCACAGCCCTGGAATTTGCTTTCCAAGATCCCACTGCTGATCCCTTTGTGCCCTGGGTTATGTACATTCACTGCTCCTTGCCAAGAGTTCGGCTGGAGTAAAATTATAATGTTCTTTTACAAATTAGGGCTTCTTATGGAAATACTGACGTGGCTTTTAACTGCCACACATTCTccaattacaaaacacacaaactacttagttcagcactattttaaaaaatccatccaAATGACATCTGACATCAATTATACTGTAGGTTTAAATATATGGGTGTGCAGAAAGAAACTGTGTCCTTCTGCTCCTATTTACATTATTGAAAGAGGccattttttaaagtgctttataAGGAacttatttcctcttcttttgctAACCCAACCACAATCCTAATTTTAGGTTAGTAGGTGGAGGGAGGAATGGTTTTGCAGGTGAGGAGACAGAGGGATTTGCCTACAGTTATCACAGCAGTTAAAGAATACAGAATGAGTACAAGTGTTGTAAACTGTTCTGATTTTTCCAGAGAGTAAACCCTGGAATGTAACAAGTGCTCCTGAACAGGAGCTACATGAATAgctggaaatatttaaaaataatttggatcATCAAGCCACcactttccttttccattcttttttttccatcttgaCTAGAGGACCCTCTAAATGAAGCAATTTATAAGAGCGATGGGAGAAGAGGATGTAGTCGACCATTTTGTTTTGCCCCTGAGACCTGCTGACTCCTGATTTCAGGGTGCCAACCCACCTGTGTGTGTGCAGTACAGGCAAACCGCCTGTGGTAGCCATAGTCACAGGAGGTGTCCTCCAGACAGAAGCTCGCTTTGTGGCCTTCAGCCACTCTCGTCTGGGTGCTGGCATCGAGCAGGTCGTAGTGGCTGAATTCATCCATGCTGTGGTAATGTCTAAGAGCCCACACAAAACAGAGACAGGGGTCGGTTATACTCAGAGAAAGTGATGAAGATATTCAACAACCTCCCCATTGCCTCACAAATTGGTTTCCACATTAAAATTGAGATCCAGTCTATCTTTCTCTCAAAGAAAGACTCATGCTAGATTTTTGGGGGTGACAAAAATCTGTTAAAATTGTAAGCTTGTAATATTACCAACATAGAAATCAACTAATCCTGAGTACTTCTGCTTATCTATTATAACCAGTTTCATCTCTGAACATTAACTATAAATAGACAGTAAATCATGTGTGCATTAGTGAAACCTGAAATATGTTTGCTAGAGTGTTTCTCTTGGCTGTCACTAGTGATGTTtcattccaaaaaaaaagaagagcacatGATGCTTGGGAGGTTTctatgagatttttatagatCAAATtctcacatatttaaaataattaataaatgaaaaaggagaaataatggCATGTTTTGCCACCATATTTAAATGAACTTTTACTTaagtatttctattttataagcAAGGTAAGTTGCTTATATCTACTTTTCTCATTTCATTAAATAGAAGGCACTGTTTATCTTTTCACATAAGGAATGAACAGGAAGAAGTAGTTTGAATTGCAGAAAGAAAGTTTAAGGGCACACATCAGGAGTGTGTGAATTACAGAATTACTTGTGAGAAAATCACTAAGTTAAGGACAGAACAGGCAACTAACCTGGGTTTGAGACAGGctttttaaaagatggaagaaggaaCTCCTTAGCTCGTGGAGTATTTCATTTGCATCTTTCTTTGAGAATGTGTGGTAGGTTTCGTTGTGTATCCCAGTTTAGATATGTTCTTATCTTAGACCTGATCTCTGAGGCTATGAACCCATTATTAACAGATCTCTTGAAGACatgatttttagttaaggtgagtcctttaaaagcagaagaaattcagacatagtagagaagaaagccacatggatgaaccagaagccagaagtcaacagaaatcaaaagagaaaggagaggacattgccatgtgatgggaaagccaaggaacccaaagattgccagctgGCCAGATCAGTACCCACcctgagaggaagcaagccttctagccaacACCTTCACTTtgacttctgacctctgaaaccgtgagccaataaattcctgttgtttaagccaacccatagtGTGGtattttgtcatagcagcctggaaaactacaACAGAATggtatttaaattcttttaataaCACAATGTTAAACCTCTCAGATGTGATCTTTATTAAATGCTAACAAACTATAGGTGATCTAGGCTATTGTAGAGTTTTTAAGGTATCCTGTCTGTACTATCTTGGGGTAAAAGTCTATTGAAGCCATAGGTTGTATCCTATCAACAGTTTTAATAAGCTAGACTTAGAGTTTCCAATTCAAAAAATAACAGAACCTAGCAGTTCTTGGGTTATCTTGATAGGCTCCCCTGATTGTCAAATTACATAGAGAAAAACTCATAATGGAACCACACCATTTTTCCTCTTTGTGTGAGAAATAAGACTTGCATTTGTCAAATCAAGCACCACctgacaaatgaaaaaacaactcAAAGGTACTCAGGAGCCCATCCACTTACTGGTGACAGCTGTGCCATTCCCAGGAATATCTTGGTCGGCTTGGTAAGAAATCTGATGTCCCTTGGTTTTTCACTCTTTGGGGAAATCTTAGCAGCACCCTATGATCATAATCTCTGACATCTCCCCGGTATGCTGTACTgtagttttgaaaaaaaagaaactttattaTATTCACAGAATATGAACTAAAGATAAAACTACAAGCCAAACCTTGCTACAATATAATAGCGACAACTTCTCTCCCCCAAATTGACTCTCAGTTCCAGGAGGCCTTAAccttttgtttacttttgtttattGCTGAATCCCCAtctcctagaacagtgcctaccAAGTAGTCAGAGCTCCGTGACcatttgttaaatgagtgaatgaatgacaaCTATGGAAATCTGCaaagattgaaagtaaaaaaCATAAAGTTAGCACTAAAATTTTACATGTGGTAAGCAAACTTTGtacttaaaataaattcaagtttAACCATACGAATGAGTGAAACTGAGGTGGAAATTAtcccaaataaaaatttattcatagatgCTTATTATCAAGAACCTCAAATTTAATAGTGCATTTCTTCTTAAATGgctaattaaaatgtaaagtggGGAAATAACTGTAAAAGAGCACACCCagatttatataaataattttgtaaCTTCACTGTCTTCAAAACAACAGCATTACTGTAATAAAATCATGGGAAATGCAATGGTGTGAGTGATGCAAGACTTAGGAATGAAAATATtgactttcttctcttcctttagcCTGGCAGTTAGCTATAAAGAGTTAAAGTACAAGAAATATACCATTAAACAAGCAAACATCACTATATTCCTTCTAatatatttttgtgtatattatatatatatatatgccaaatACTGCTGATGACCTTATTTTACACTTCATTTTTATGGGACCTATCAAAACATCTTTTGCTCCCCCTGCTGGTTTCCCAGCAGCAAACTCAGAGAACCCCATTCCCAAAAttgctataattttattttacgaCTAACGGAAAAACAAAGCTCTTGTTCACAGCAAGATCTTATTCTGGCTTACAGGTAATGCAAAAACAACCAGGTAAATCAATACctcaaagaaaagcagaaaatttaACCTTTGCAAATGAGGAGTGCCACAGTGGCAAACTTGCCCCTAGTGTTTTAAGGAGGCATTAATAAACTCTTCCATATAATAATTTTCCCATGTTACTGTGcgtttgttttataaatttttttggaaacagtTGGCTCCAAAATTTAAGAATCTTGTAAAGAGAACACAAGACTCCCAGTTTCCAGAATAAGAGTCTTCCCTGTGCCCGTGATTCGTGCCACAGTTTGATACATAAAACCCACAGaaatcttcaaaatgttaaacactCTGCCCAGGTCTGCGGGTCCAGGAGGTCACTTCCCTCTTCCCAGCTCTTGTACTACCTCCCAGCTCTTATCTGCGCAGAGCAGGAGCAGTTAGAAACAGGCACAGGGGCAAGTCCCGTAAACCAAGACGTGGGAGCGGGGCCGCGGAGATCCCAGCCCTTACCTGGCCAGACAGTTTTCCTCGGCGGCGCATCTCAAGTTGTACATGGCCATCTTCTGCACGTACGTGGATGCCTGGATGTAGTAAGGGTCAGGCACCAGGTCCGGGAGACCTAAGTATAGTATGCAACGGACGCAGCAGTAAGACAACCCCGCGCGACCCACCCCGGCTTGCGGTCCCTACTGATCCCTTACTTCTTACCCCTCGCCTACCCGGACCGCCGAGTCGGCCTGCCAGGGCTGGAGAACCCGGCCGCCCAGGACTGCAAAGCAAAGTGGAAAAGCAGCAGGAGGGGCCAGGAGAGCGGTTTACACCAGATTCCAGGGCTGCTTCTGCAGGGGCGGGGGTTGGGATCCGATCTGCGCAGGCCAGGGCCAGCCGCGCCCGTGCAGCCACGTCGGGAAGCCACATAGTTGGGGACGGGGGTGCTTCCGTCTGACTTGGGGGGCGCTTACCGTACTGAAAGTAACCGGTGCCATATCCGGGCCGGTACCTGCTTCCAGGCCGGGGTCTCTCATACGTGTCGTAGTAGTTGTAATAAGGGTTGTCGTCGGTATACTTATAGGGGTTGTAAGGGTCGTCTCCCACCATGCCGTCCACGCGGCTGGGAGGCCGCAAGTTACTGAGGGCCGGGGGCTCTGCGGACGCCGTCTGGTTGTCTCTGGGAGAGCCACCAGCGCCGCGGGGCCCGGACGGCGAGTAGCCTGCTTGGAACCAGTGGCGGGCGGCGGGCCTGTGGCGGCCCGCAGTGACTCCAGAAGAGCCGGCAGCGCGCGTCCGCGCGGGAGCCGTGCGGTTGTCGCGGAGCAGCAGGATTGGCGTGCGGGGCTGCTCTGCGGCGGCGCTGGCGCCTGCAGAAGCTGCGGCGCTGGGGTCCCGGCGGCGCTGCGGCTGGTACTGAGCACCCAGGCTCAGCAGGCTGAACACCTGCCCGTTGTTCTCCCATTGGATCCTCTGACGCCAGGCGCCCGGAGCCGCGGGTGGGTCGCGCTGGGGCTGCTGCTGGCCGGTGGCCGGCGGGGCGCAGCGCACAAGAGCGCAGAGTTGCAGCGGGCCGAGCAAGAGCGCGGTCCAAGCGGGGCGCATAGCTCTCTGTGCCGGATTGTCCCCAGTCGGGGAGGACGTGgcttggagaaaataaaaacgGGGCTCAAATCACGTGAGGGAGGGAGAACTCATCCAGCCAAGAGGCGGGCCGAGCGCGGGAATCTCAGTCCCCACCAGGCAGTGGCAAGGGTGGGCTGCAAGACCTCCCCCAGTAAAGGCGGCTGCTCGGACGTGGCGCACGTCTCCTCTTTTCCAGTCTTTTTGAAAGGCGGCGGG from Choloepus didactylus isolate mChoDid1 chromosome 13, mChoDid1.pri, whole genome shotgun sequence includes:
- the LOX gene encoding protein-lysine 6-oxidase isoform X1 translates to MRPAWTALLLGPLQLCALVRCAPPATGQQQPQRDPPAAPGAWRQRIQWENNGQVFSLLSLGAQYQPQRRRDPSAAASAGASAAAEQPRTPILLLRDNRTAPARTRAAGSSGVTAGRHRPAARHWFQAGYSPSGPRGAGGSPRDNQTASAEPPALSNLRPPSRVDGMVGDDPYNPYKYTDDNPYYNYYDTYERPRPGSRYRPGYGTGYFQYGLPDLVPDPYYIQASTYVQKMAMYNLRCAAEENCLASTAYRGDVRDYDHRVLLRFPQRVKNQGTSDFLPSRPRYSWEWHSCHQHYHSMDEFSHYDLLDASTQTRVAEGHKASFCLEDTSCDYGYHRRFACTAHTQGLSPGCYDTYNADIDCQWIDITDVKPGNYILKVSVNPSYLVPESDYSNNVVRCEVRYTGHHAYASGCTISPY
- the LOX gene encoding protein-lysine 6-oxidase isoform X2, translating into MRPAWTALLLGPLQLCALVRCAPPATGQQQPQRDPPAAPGAWRQRIQWENNGQVFSLLSLGAQYQPQRRRDPSAAASAGASAAAEQPRTPILLLRDNRTAPARTRAAGSSGVTAGRHRPAARHWFQAGYSPSGPRGAGGSPRDNQTASAEPPALSNLRPPSRVDGMVGDDPYNPYKYTDDNPYYNYYDTYERPRPGSRYRPGYGTGYFQYGLPDLVPDPYYIQASTYVQKMAMYNLRCAAEENCLASTAYRGDVRDYDHRVLLRFPQRVKNQGTSDFLPSRPRYSWEWHSCHQHYHSMDEFSHYDLLDASTQTRVAEGHKASFCLEDTSCDYGYHRRFACTAHTQGLSPGCYDTYNADIDCQWIDITDVKPGNYILKVSVNPSYLVPESDYSNNVVRCEVRYTGHHAYASGCTISP